The proteins below come from a single Miscanthus floridulus cultivar M001 chromosome 1, ASM1932011v1, whole genome shotgun sequence genomic window:
- the LOC136486449 gene encoding heavy metal-associated isoprenylated plant protein 39-like isoform X2, translated as MAQKVVLRVPTMTDDKIKQKAIEAVADIYGIDSIAADLKENKMTIIGEMDTVAIAKKLKKIGKIDIVSVGPAKEEKKEEKKEEKKEEKKEEKKEEKKEEKKEEKK; from the exons ATGGCTCAG AAGGTGGTGCTCCGGGTTCCAACCATGACAGATGACAAGATCAAGCAGAAGGCCATCGAAGCTGTTGCAGACATTTACG GTATTGACTCCATAGCAGCAGATCTGAAGGAGAACAAGATGACCATCATAGGCGAGATGGACACGGTGGCGATTGCCAAGAAGTTAAAGAAGATTGGGAAGATTGACATTGTGTCTGTTGGACctgcaaaagaagaaaagaaggaagaaaagaaagaggagaaaaaggaggaaaagaaagaagagaagaaagaggagaagaaagaagagaagaaagaagagaagaagtgA
- the LOC136486449 gene encoding heavy metal-associated isoprenylated plant protein 39-like isoform X1, whose protein sequence is MAQQKVVLRVPTMTDDKIKQKAIEAVADIYGIDSIAADLKENKMTIIGEMDTVAIAKKLKKIGKIDIVSVGPAKEEKKEEKKEEKKEEKKEEKKEEKKEEKKEEKK, encoded by the exons ATGGCTCAG CAGAAGGTGGTGCTCCGGGTTCCAACCATGACAGATGACAAGATCAAGCAGAAGGCCATCGAAGCTGTTGCAGACATTTACG GTATTGACTCCATAGCAGCAGATCTGAAGGAGAACAAGATGACCATCATAGGCGAGATGGACACGGTGGCGATTGCCAAGAAGTTAAAGAAGATTGGGAAGATTGACATTGTGTCTGTTGGACctgcaaaagaagaaaagaaggaagaaaagaaagaggagaaaaaggaggaaaagaaagaagagaagaaagaggagaagaaagaagagaagaaagaagagaagaagtgA
- the LOC136486462 gene encoding pentatricopeptide repeat-containing protein At3g60050-like, producing MITGAHLPPFRAARAISARLCPSRRLCSDGSRNGGESPPDTGQRNGDGVREGGEEVAGLNAGRFPREVLLRLPPPRGPPEGDDDDGETFSPGHSSRRRFFEDVRLEADRIFRILLQDGPGFSARQALDEMRPKVSIALVREVLFRIVVSVDSVNRERYPKLAYKFFIWAGQQEGYQHGTSMYNLVMKVFAECGEVKAMWRLFEEMMEKGLPVSSRTFHLLICASGKVGLRRRLVERFIKSSTFNYRPFRNVFNAILHTLLTIEQYSLIEWVHEKMILEGYSPDVLTYNVVMRAKYMLGKLDQFHRLLDEMGTNGLTPDLHTYNLLLHVLGKGDKPLAALNLLNYMSDVGCVPNVLHFTNLIDGLGRAGNLEACKYFFDEMIKKGCDPDVVCYTVMISSYVAAGEFEEAQRFFDDMLVRGQLPNVYTYNSMIRGLCTVGEFDKAFAMLKDMDSHGCTPNFSVYSSLVSRLRIAGKDTQANNVIKYMTDKGHYLHLLSRFGGFRRW from the coding sequence ATGATCACGGGCGCTCACCTACCTCCGTTCCGAGCAGCCCGAGCGATCTCGGCCCGGCTCTGCCCGTCGCGGCGTCTCTGCAGCGACGGTTCCAGAAACGGCGGTGAGAGTCCTCCAGACACTGGACAGCGCAATGGCGACGGAGTCcgtgagggaggggaggaggTGGCAGGCCTGAACGCCGGCCGCTTCCCGCGGGAAGTACTCCTCCGGCTGCCGCCGCCCCGAGGCCCGCCGGAGGGTGATGACGATGACGGCGAAACTTTTTCCCCTGGACACAGTTCCAGGAGGCGGTTCTTCGAGGATGTGAGGCTGGAGGCGGACAGGATCTTTAGGATACTGCTGCAGGATGGCCCGGGGTTCAGCGCCCGCCAGGCGCTCGATGAAATGCGCCCGAAGGTGTCCATTGCGCTGGTGAGGGAGGTGCTGTTCAGGATTGTTGTGTCCGTGGACAGTGTGAACCGTGAGAGGTACCCGAAGCTGGCGTATAAGTTCTTCATATGGGCGGGGCAGCAGGAAGGGTACCAACACGGCACGAGCATGTACAACCTCGTCATGAAGGTTTTCGCCGAGTGTGGGGAGGTCAAGGCGATGTGGCGGCTGTttgaggagatgatggagaaggggCTGCCTGTCTCTTCCCGGACGTTCCACCTCTTGATATGTGCATCTGGGAAGgttgggttgaggcggaggctgGTGGAGAGGTTCATCAAGTCGAGTACTTTCAACTACCGCCCATTCAGAAATGTGTTTAATGCAATATTGCACACACTTCTGACCATAGAGCAGTACTCGCTGATTGAGTGGGTTCACGAGAAAATGATCCTTGAGGGGTACTCACCTGATGTCTTGACATACAATGTGGTGATGCGTGCAAAGTATATGCTCGGGAAGTTGGATCAATTCCATCGGTTACTTGATGAGATGGGAACAAATGGGCTTACGCCGGACCTCCATACTTACAATCTGTTGCTTCATGTGCTTGGTAAGGGAGACAAACCCCTAGCAGCTCTCAATTTGCTGAACTATATGAGTGATGTTGGGTGTGTGCCAAATGTGCTCCATTTCACAAATTTGATAGATGGTCTTGGCCGTGCTGGCAACCTAGAAGCTTGCAAGTATTTCTTTGATGAGATGATCAAGAAAGGGTGTGACCCAGATGTTGTCTGCTATACTGTTATGATCTCAAGCTATGTGGCAGCTGGGGAATTTGAGGAAGCCCAGAGGTTTTTTGATGATATGCTGGTGAGAGGGCAGCTTCCAAATGTGTACACATACAATTCAATGATACGGGGGCTTTGCACAGTAGGGGAGTTTGATAAAGCATTCGCTATGCTGAAGGACATGGACTCACATGGATGCACGCCAAACTTCTCTGTGTACAGTAGTCTAGTAAGTAGACTGCGGATTGCTGGGAAGGATACTCAAGCTAATAATGTCATTAAGTACATGACAGATAAGGGTCATTATCTTCATCTGCTGTCAAGGTTTGGAGGGTTTAGAAGATGGTGA